A single genomic interval of Adhaeribacter pallidiroseus harbors:
- a CDS encoding UDP-2,3-diacylglucosamine diphosphatase — MISPIRHLPPGKKVYFASDFHLGVPDAARSLIREKKIVRWLDQIKADAALIILVGDIFDFWFEYNHAIPRGFIRLQGKLAEITDSGIPVYFFTGNHDMWMFDYFTKELNIPIIRKPITTQFNGKTFLIGHGDGLGPKDYTYKVLKRIFANKICQWLFARIHPNLGIGIATKWSRRSRISNTVKDEVFKGEREWLVTYCQEVEKQTHHDYYVFGHRHLPLNIQLNNRSQYINLGEWVNFFSYAVFDGQQLTLEYFEK; from the coding sequence ATGATATCCCCCATTAGGCATTTGCCGCCCGGTAAAAAAGTCTACTTTGCTTCTGATTTTCATTTAGGTGTACCCGATGCTGCCCGCAGCTTAATTCGCGAGAAAAAAATAGTGCGTTGGCTCGACCAGATAAAAGCGGATGCAGCATTAATTATTCTGGTAGGCGATATTTTCGATTTCTGGTTTGAATACAATCACGCTATTCCGCGCGGCTTTATCCGGTTGCAAGGTAAATTAGCCGAAATTACGGATAGTGGCATTCCGGTTTACTTTTTCACGGGTAACCACGATATGTGGATGTTTGATTATTTTACCAAAGAGCTCAATATTCCGATCATTCGTAAACCGATCACCACGCAGTTTAACGGTAAAACTTTTTTAATTGGCCACGGCGACGGACTAGGCCCCAAGGATTACACCTATAAAGTTCTGAAGCGCATATTCGCCAATAAGATTTGCCAATGGTTGTTTGCCCGCATTCATCCTAACTTAGGTATTGGCATTGCCACCAAATGGTCTAGGCGCAGCCGAATTAGTAACACAGTAAAAGACGAGGTTTTTAAAGGAGAGCGGGAATGGCTGGTAACGTACTGCCAGGAAGTGGAGAAACAAACGCATCACGATTACTACGTTTTTGGACACCGGCATTTGCCATTAAATATTCAGCTAAATAACCGGTCGCAGTACATCAACCTGGGCGAATGGGTAAACTTTTTTTCCTATGCGGTATTTGACGGCCAGCAACTTACACTCGAATATTTTGAAAAATAA
- a CDS encoding zinc-dependent alcohol dehydrogenase, translating to MKALVFHKINDVRVDTVDDPIIEDNRDAIIRVTSTAICGSDLHILDGFVPQMNNMVLGHEFMGIVEEVGSGVGNLKKGDRVVVPFPIACGSCFFCNNKWPTQCENSNKNYGPDGGLMTEKGAALFGYTDLYGGIQGGQAEYVRVPYADFGPRIVPDELTDEQVLFLTDIFPTGWAAADWGRIKGGETVAIFGAGPVGIMAAKSAWIMGAGRVVNIDIQQYRLDMAKKAANSETILWESEDQVVELIRSMTEGRGADVCIDAVGMEADRSLLEKAKAVINFEKGTTKVLETCLRAVRRAGVVSVVGVYGAPYDNFPLGRWFDKGITLMGTQAPVQIYIDHLMNLVQTGKVTLNDIITHTLPLSEAPHGYEIFKKKEDNCVKVVLKP from the coding sequence ATGAAAGCGCTTGTATTTCACAAAATCAACGATGTTCGGGTAGATACCGTCGACGATCCTATTATTGAAGATAATCGCGACGCGATTATTCGGGTTACTTCCACGGCTATCTGCGGCTCCGATTTGCATATTCTCGACGGCTTTGTGCCCCAAATGAACAACATGGTGCTGGGCCACGAGTTTATGGGAATTGTAGAAGAAGTAGGGTCGGGAGTCGGAAATTTAAAAAAAGGCGACCGGGTAGTGGTTCCTTTCCCCATTGCGTGCGGGAGCTGTTTTTTCTGTAACAACAAATGGCCCACCCAGTGCGAAAACTCAAATAAAAACTACGGACCAGATGGGGGTTTAATGACCGAAAAAGGGGCGGCTTTGTTTGGCTATACCGATCTTTACGGCGGCATTCAAGGTGGTCAGGCCGAATACGTGCGGGTGCCTTATGCTGATTTCGGACCCCGGATTGTACCGGATGAACTTACCGATGAACAAGTATTATTTTTAACCGATATTTTCCCGACGGGCTGGGCTGCTGCCGACTGGGGCCGCATAAAAGGAGGCGAAACCGTGGCTATATTCGGGGCCGGACCGGTAGGCATTATGGCGGCTAAATCGGCCTGGATTATGGGCGCGGGTCGGGTCGTAAACATTGATATCCAGCAGTATCGCTTGGATATGGCTAAAAAAGCCGCCAATTCCGAAACCATCCTTTGGGAAAGCGAAGACCAGGTGGTAGAACTTATCCGCAGCATGACCGAAGGCCGGGGCGCCGACGTGTGTATTGATGCTGTAGGTATGGAAGCCGACCGGAGTTTGCTGGAAAAAGCCAAAGCCGTGATAAATTTTGAAAAAGGCACCACCAAAGTACTGGAAACGTGCCTGCGGGCTGTTCGCCGGGCGGGAGTAGTGAGCGTAGTGGGGGTTTACGGCGCACCGTACGATAACTTTCCGTTGGGCCGCTGGTTCGATAAAGGCATTACTTTAATGGGTACCCAGGCCCCCGTACAAATCTACATCGATCATTTAATGAACCTGGTGCAAACCGGTAAAGTAACCCTCAACGATATTATTACCCATACCTTACCTTTGTCCGAAGCCCCACACGGCTACGAGATATTCAAGAAAAAAGAAGATAATTGCGTAAAAGTAGTTCTGAAACCCTAG
- a CDS encoding PSP1 domain-containing protein — translation MDLPTSFEEFDIVEVRFKGGRKDFYRNVNSLPLITGDAVVVDVPNGHHIGYVSLKGELVRLQMLKKKVDNNEEIRSIYRIATEKDLEKLQAVQDLESNTMYRARTIIQDCKLKMKLSDVEYQADRSKATFYYSAEDRVDFRDLIKKLADEFKIRVEMRQISLRHEAGRLGGIGSCGRELCCSTWLTDFKSVSTTAARYQNLSLNPSKLSGQCGRLKCCLNYELETYMDALKDIPNVTRPLLTQRGDAVLQKTDIFKRLMWFGFRDDNNWYPVSVDRVKEILEINAQGKPVDTLVPVVENPKKEVSLVAQLEGNLERLDEKFVKPKKKKKKKKNPDNKENKGEQPLVNATAKTPEVVNDAAIPGQGPSATKPKNKFKNKKNKPRPVPAEAGNGAALVSTAPVNRPEKIKSENNNDDQPRFREKRPAHKPKIPRPDKPATL, via the coding sequence ATGGATTTACCCACGTCGTTTGAAGAATTTGATATAGTTGAAGTAAGATTTAAAGGTGGCCGGAAAGATTTTTACCGGAATGTAAATAGTTTACCCTTAATAACCGGCGATGCGGTAGTAGTGGATGTGCCCAATGGCCATCATATTGGTTATGTATCGTTAAAGGGAGAACTGGTACGGTTACAGATGCTGAAGAAGAAAGTTGATAACAACGAAGAAATTCGCAGCATTTACCGGATTGCCACCGAAAAAGATTTAGAAAAATTACAGGCGGTGCAGGATCTGGAGTCCAATACTATGTACCGGGCCCGGACCATTATTCAGGATTGCAAGCTGAAAATGAAGTTATCGGATGTGGAATACCAAGCCGACCGTTCAAAAGCTACTTTTTACTATTCCGCCGAAGACCGGGTAGATTTCCGGGATTTAATTAAAAAACTGGCCGATGAATTTAAAATCCGGGTAGAAATGCGGCAAATTAGCTTGCGCCACGAAGCGGGTCGTTTAGGCGGTATTGGTTCGTGTGGCCGTGAGTTATGTTGCTCTACCTGGCTCACCGATTTCAAAAGCGTATCAACCACCGCTGCGCGGTACCAGAATCTTTCGTTAAACCCGAGCAAATTATCCGGGCAATGTGGCCGGTTAAAGTGCTGCTTAAATTACGAGCTCGAAACGTACATGGATGCATTAAAAGACATCCCGAACGTAACGCGGCCGTTATTAACCCAGCGAGGCGATGCCGTCCTGCAAAAAACCGATATTTTTAAACGGTTGATGTGGTTTGGTTTCCGCGACGATAATAACTGGTATCCTGTAAGTGTAGACCGGGTAAAAGAAATACTGGAAATAAATGCGCAAGGTAAGCCCGTAGACACCTTGGTACCGGTAGTAGAAAATCCGAAAAAAGAAGTTAGCCTGGTAGCGCAACTAGAAGGCAATCTGGAACGGCTGGATGAGAAATTTGTGAAGCCGAAGAAAAAGAAGAAAAAGAAAAAAAATCCGGATAATAAAGAAAATAAAGGCGAGCAACCCCTAGTAAATGCGACTGCTAAAACGCCGGAAGTAGTAAATGATGCGGCTATACCGGGGCAAGGACCAAGTGCGACTAAACCGAAGAATAAATTTAAAAATAAAAAGAATAAGCCCCGCCCGGTACCAGCTGAAGCCGGCAATGGCGCGGCGCTGGTAAGCACGGCGCCTGTAAATCGGCCGGAGAAAATTAAGTCCGAAAATAATAACGATGACCAGCCGCGGTTCCGCGAAAAGCGGCCGGCGCACAAACCCAAAATTCCTCGTCCGGATAAACCAGCTACTTTGTGA
- a CDS encoding gliding motility lipoprotein GldH translates to MQWRKLVYFIILIVALTGCDKNRIFEENQDIPNNSWQIRNVPQFSFTIQEPASTYNIYFNVRNAIFYEFYNLYLRAELLDPDGKPLDVKLHEMYLMDKTTGKPLGDGSGDIFDHQFLAIKNFKFPKAGTYTIRLKQYMRKDPLPGVMAVGIRVEKIIP, encoded by the coding sequence ATGCAGTGGCGCAAATTGGTATACTTCATAATTCTTATCGTGGCTTTAACGGGCTGCGATAAGAACCGGATATTTGAAGAAAACCAGGATATACCTAATAATAGCTGGCAGATTAGAAACGTGCCGCAATTTTCGTTTACGATTCAGGAACCCGCCAGCACCTATAATATTTACTTTAATGTACGCAACGCTATTTTCTATGAGTTTTACAACTTGTACCTGCGCGCCGAATTACTAGACCCGGATGGCAAACCTCTGGATGTAAAACTCCACGAGATGTATCTGATGGACAAGACCACTGGTAAACCCCTCGGCGATGGTTCCGGCGATATTTTCGATCATCAGTTTTTAGCTATTAAAAATTTTAAATTTCCGAAAGCCGGCACTTATACCATCAGGTTAAAACAATACATGCGCAAAGATCCTTTGCCGGGAGTTATGGCAGTAGGCATACGGGTAGAAAAAATAATCCCCTAA
- a CDS encoding endonuclease/exonuclease/phosphatase family protein — MKLILETFGALLILFSFLPLIRTHYWWIRILDFPRTQVALFLAITLGLYMYISPFTTFYEVVFAVLLGLALFNEILHIYRFTPFVKVEALRSNLKAPANSFSIMVSNVRMSNKKYEKFLKVVRETDPDILLINEPNQKWADAVRELDKVYAYSIKKPQENTYGMMLYSKFKLVSHSIQFIVEPDIPSFYAIVELPTGRKIDLFTVHPRPPHYDKNTDTREAELLQVAQLAKLTPLATIVAGDLNDVAWSYTTNLFRKISGLLDPRIGRGFFNTYNALIPFFRYSLDHIFYDPAFRLIRIKRLPKFGSDHFPMFLRLNYEPAEAVEQEVPVAEPEEMQEAQEMIDKVMEPEP, encoded by the coding sequence ATGAAACTTATCCTTGAAACATTTGGCGCCTTACTAATCCTCTTTTCGTTTTTGCCGCTTATTAGAACCCACTACTGGTGGATTCGCATTTTGGACTTCCCCCGAACGCAGGTTGCTCTTTTTTTGGCTATCACGCTGGGGCTATATATGTATATAAGTCCGTTTACCACTTTTTACGAAGTAGTTTTTGCCGTTCTGCTGGGCTTAGCCCTTTTTAACGAAATCTTGCACATTTACCGCTTTACTCCCTTCGTTAAGGTGGAAGCCTTACGGAGTAACTTAAAAGCACCGGCCAATTCTTTTAGTATTATGGTGTCGAATGTGCGGATGTCAAATAAAAAGTACGAGAAGTTCTTAAAGGTAGTTCGCGAAACCGATCCGGATATTCTGCTTATTAACGAGCCCAACCAAAAATGGGCCGATGCTGTTAGGGAATTAGATAAAGTTTATGCCTATTCGATTAAAAAGCCCCAGGAGAATACTTATGGCATGATGCTGTACAGTAAATTTAAGCTGGTTTCGCACAGCATTCAGTTTATTGTGGAGCCGGACATTCCTTCTTTTTACGCCATTGTGGAATTACCCACCGGCAGAAAAATTGATTTATTTACCGTACATCCCCGGCCGCCGCATTACGATAAAAACACCGATACCCGCGAAGCCGAACTGCTGCAAGTGGCCCAGTTAGCTAAACTTACCCCTTTGGCAACCATTGTGGCCGGCGACCTGAATGATGTAGCCTGGTCGTACACCACTAACTTGTTTCGTAAAATAAGTGGCTTGTTAGATCCACGGATCGGACGCGGATTTTTTAACACCTATAATGCCCTTATTCCTTTTTTCCGGTATTCCTTAGATCATATTTTTTACGATCCGGCCTTCCGGCTCATACGTATTAAAAGGTTGCCTAAGTTTGGCTCTGATCATTTCCCGATGTTTTTACGCTTAAACTATGAACCAGCGGAAGCGGTAGAACAGGAAGTACCCGTAGCCGAACCCGAAGAAATGCAGGAGGCGCAGGAAATGATCGACAAGGTTATGGAACCCGAACCCTAA
- a CDS encoding cold-shock protein, protein MKTGKVKFFNESKGFGFIVSDENNQDIFVHQSGLVHEIRENDRVSFEVTEGKKGLNAVNVERI, encoded by the coding sequence ATGAAAACAGGTAAAGTAAAATTTTTTAATGAATCTAAAGGATTCGGTTTCATTGTTTCAGACGAAAACAACCAAGACATTTTCGTTCATCAGAGCGGTCTGGTTCACGAAATTCGCGAGAATGACCGGGTTTCTTTTGAAGTAACCGAAGGTAAAAAAGGTTTGAATGCAGTTAATGTAGAGAGAATCTAA
- a CDS encoding GNAT family N-acetyltransferase: MIKANYRDKDLIVNILTKSFATNKSIYYLVKSGKNKATRICYLMNYAFEVCSLSGEIFIANNRQACALILYPDQKMTTPQTVWFDIKLILFCIGLLNIYKTLRREASIKKIQPKETKSYLWFIGVHPEYQHQKTGTTLLQELITYNQQKSRPIYLETATVQNLPWYQKQGFTIYHELDLGYFLYFLKKSCTNFYNTNFRIPETEIRALTFIFKTNQQDYIPIISYYPVSSYLFLNQALY, translated from the coding sequence ATGATCAAAGCTAATTACCGCGACAAAGATTTAATAGTGAATATTCTTACCAAATCGTTTGCTACCAATAAGAGCATTTATTATCTGGTTAAGTCAGGAAAAAACAAAGCCACAAGAATCTGTTATTTAATGAATTACGCCTTTGAGGTTTGCTCTTTATCTGGGGAGATTTTTATCGCCAACAATCGCCAAGCTTGTGCCTTAATTTTATACCCGGACCAAAAAATGACTACTCCGCAAACGGTATGGTTCGATATAAAGCTTATTCTTTTTTGTATTGGCTTGCTAAATATTTATAAAACCCTGCGTCGCGAAGCCTCAATAAAGAAAATACAGCCCAAAGAAACAAAATCTTATTTGTGGTTTATCGGGGTGCATCCGGAATACCAACACCAAAAAACCGGCACCACCTTGTTACAGGAACTTATTACGTATAACCAACAAAAAAGCCGGCCTATTTACTTAGAAACCGCTACTGTACAAAACTTACCCTGGTATCAAAAACAAGGTTTTACCATTTATCACGAGCTAGACTTAGGCTATTTCCTATATTTTTTAAAAAAGAGTTGCACTAACTTTTATAATACCAATTTCAGGATACCCGAAACAGAAATACGTGCCTTAACTTTCATTTTTAAAACCAACCAACAGGATTATATCCCCATAATTAGCTATTATCCAGTAAGTAGTTATTTGTTCCTGAACCAAGCTTTATATTAG
- a CDS encoding malectin domain-containing carbohydrate-binding protein gives MFQLPVRADELVYRLNSGGGSTSNSTGVFAADKYFAPSPGSTTSTTSAIAGTSDDAMYQNQRRSETNNSTFNYNLPVSSGQYRVKLYFAEIYWTKVGQRVFDVSAEGTKVLNNYDIVSEVGPFTATSETFTVNVSDGTLSLYFSSLASDGGVNRPQVAALEVVRITNNSTPEFTSIKWGTAASQPYSTHEVHGEVVNNKLYIFGGYDPTKSGYTPTKRAYRYDPNTNSWQAIADLPHTPKGSNFGGVTHVGTANDGTNIYLAGGYPSNSTGTGQVFGTKQVWRYNVASNNYTALPNLPYELATGQLKYLNGKLHYMGGANKSRADVPIHYALDLSNLGAGWKSMKPLINATNHAGSAVYGGKIYYFGGSHGQNDETVVQKTVQIYNPATDTWTRGADMPTGRDHISSTVVVLGNRILVLGGEVRHSVRSALVSAYSPATNSWQELTPMPATKSGGVAGLLNGNIYYTGGNQTKTNYKGIPVQPASATSVVAVSETGLDEQTLTRQIIVSPNPIIADNKFSVEIQNFGKEERVAVSLLDVLGRTVQSTEVVTTEQGNATVVMPVKAPLSSGIYILKAHSPSGKAQTRLLKE, from the coding sequence TTGTTTCAGCTACCTGTGCGCGCCGATGAATTAGTTTACCGCCTCAACTCGGGCGGTGGCAGTACCAGTAATTCTACAGGTGTATTTGCGGCAGATAAGTATTTTGCCCCCTCTCCGGGATCTACCACCTCTACCACTAGTGCCATTGCCGGTACCAGTGATGATGCCATGTACCAGAACCAACGGCGATCCGAGACTAATAATAGCACTTTTAATTATAACCTCCCCGTAAGTAGCGGGCAATACCGCGTAAAGCTTTATTTTGCCGAAATATACTGGACCAAAGTAGGCCAGCGGGTTTTTGATGTAAGCGCTGAAGGAACCAAAGTTTTAAATAATTACGATATTGTGAGTGAGGTGGGGCCATTTACCGCTACTTCCGAAACTTTTACGGTAAATGTTTCTGATGGTACACTGAGCCTTTACTTTAGTTCTCTGGCTAGCGATGGCGGCGTGAACCGTCCGCAGGTGGCAGCACTGGAAGTGGTTAGAATTACTAATAATTCAACGCCTGAATTTACCAGTATTAAATGGGGCACTGCTGCCAGTCAGCCTTATAGCACGCACGAAGTTCACGGCGAAGTAGTAAATAATAAGCTTTATATTTTTGGGGGCTACGATCCCACTAAATCGGGTTATACGCCTACCAAGCGTGCTTATCGCTACGATCCGAATACGAACTCCTGGCAGGCTATTGCCGATTTACCGCATACTCCTAAAGGCAGCAATTTTGGCGGCGTAACCCACGTAGGCACGGCGAACGATGGTACCAATATTTATCTCGCCGGCGGGTATCCTTCTAATTCTACGGGCACCGGCCAGGTTTTTGGCACCAAGCAAGTATGGCGGTACAATGTGGCCAGCAATAATTACACGGCTCTGCCTAATTTACCTTATGAGTTAGCGACCGGGCAGTTAAAATATTTAAATGGCAAACTGCATTACATGGGAGGCGCTAATAAATCCCGGGCAGATGTACCAATACATTATGCATTAGACCTGAGTAACCTGGGGGCCGGTTGGAAATCAATGAAGCCGTTAATCAACGCTACTAACCATGCGGGTTCTGCGGTTTACGGCGGTAAGATATACTACTTCGGGGGCTCTCATGGCCAGAATGATGAGACCGTGGTACAGAAAACGGTTCAGATCTACAATCCGGCTACGGATACCTGGACCCGAGGAGCCGATATGCCTACCGGTCGCGATCATATCTCGTCTACGGTGGTAGTATTAGGAAACCGGATTTTAGTACTGGGCGGCGAAGTGCGGCATTCGGTAAGATCTGCTTTGGTTTCTGCTTACTCACCGGCCACGAACTCGTGGCAGGAATTAACGCCGATGCCCGCTACAAAATCTGGCGGAGTAGCGGGTTTGCTAAACGGCAATATTTATTACACCGGTGGCAACCAGACGAAAACAAATTATAAAGGAATACCGGTACAGCCTGCTTCAGCCACCTCGGTAGTTGCGGTGAGCGAAACGGGGCTCGATGAACAAACGTTAACCCGGCAGATAATCGTGTCTCCAAATCCTATAATAGCCGATAATAAGTTTTCCGTAGAGATTCAGAATTTTGGAAAAGAAGAACGGGTTGCCGTTAGCTTGTTGGATGTACTCGGCCGGACTGTTCAGTCTACGGAGGTGGTTACCACCGAGCAAGGTAACGCTACTGTTGTAATGCCGGTGAAAGCTCCATTAAGTTCCGGTATTTACATCCTGAAAGCGCATTCGCCATCCGGTAAAGCCCAAACCAGATTGCTGAAAGAATAA
- a CDS encoding TonB-dependent receptor, with protein MKQLFTKCIVFLALLLPASLTSYGQGNEATIIGKVAEANNSPIIGATVLVRNESTGFQAGTVTDLKGDYIIKQLPLGAPYSITVSFIGYTEQKKTGFALNQGDQLRVNFTLQSSATELEAVEVVASSLKNTVPNLGASTPITAKDIAKLPVNGRNFTSLIDLSPLSSGTSLGGQLASSTNFTIDGMTSRGTIAGGSTSSAYSISMEAIREFKVVTNEYDVTMGRSGGGTISTVTKSGTNQLTGSAFNFMRTDWLASPYDLRGNKRVQDYNTNQYGFSLGGPIIKDKAHFFVAWDHQADARPVYIANIQGLADEAVNQVTQETLDSFLSIARAKYGVSNNPQFGAFGKKKGTDAMFARIDWQINSKNLLTLRNNFVREKDPLSEDDNSSIDAYESYINRKKFDNSLMLSLRTILNPKITNELKVQHFYQDEAVQPSPELPAAGIPRAIIQNVTSPSSADPTKPLTLSSIQIGGQRFSPEWFKGNVVQLVDNFYYNTGKINFTFGVDVMYNRMHSRYGSEMNGRFFFSGLENFNSLTSYRYVREIYLNEDQSKVVNSLASGVYAQMDTKLAYGLEVMAGLRLDNTQYLNRANFSPVVFNELGIRTDNKINTTQLQPRIQFTWDVNEERKNIIRVGAGVFGSALNPYSMINNILFDGTNVASVDISGALVPTPNFPGYRADPSTAPGAELFNNPAIPRLVTINTNSPDAKVPVVYKTNFSINHFINDNLRIGVSGFAAWARNNYMYVDRNMVEQPYFRIEEEANRGVYVPAATITDKGIVNWVNSRKTTQVGRVLELISAGRKNQYALVVDGTFRYFRDGQITASYTWNDSKDNTSYNGNVANTATLDLMVADDPRNLSRMNYANNQFRNKVVVYGTAPTFWGTTFSVRYSGLGGTRYSLAVGGNTNGDFVDSNDLAYIYDPNNPEVPQYLRDGIQAILDNPNAEQSVKDYIRRNAGQVAERNGGINGFYGVFDARLAKKFSFLGNHGLEASIDVFNVANLLKKDWGVGYNLGKQNLYTIRSFDQTAQRFVYNVNQGSGVSNPNASLNGNPYQIQLGLRYAF; from the coding sequence ATGAAACAACTATTTACCAAATGTATTGTGTTTCTTGCTTTGCTTCTTCCGGCCAGCTTAACCTCCTACGGTCAGGGGAACGAAGCAACCATCATCGGGAAAGTTGCCGAAGCAAACAACAGTCCTATTATTGGCGCCACCGTTTTAGTCCGGAATGAATCTACAGGTTTTCAGGCGGGTACGGTAACCGACTTAAAAGGAGATTACATTATCAAACAATTACCCTTGGGTGCGCCTTATTCCATTACCGTATCTTTTATCGGTTACACCGAACAAAAGAAAACCGGTTTTGCTTTGAACCAAGGCGACCAGTTACGGGTAAACTTTACCTTACAAAGCAGCGCTACCGAACTGGAAGCAGTAGAAGTTGTGGCGAGCTCTTTAAAAAACACGGTTCCTAACTTGGGCGCTTCCACGCCTATCACCGCGAAAGATATTGCTAAACTGCCGGTAAACGGCCGGAACTTTACTTCGCTCATCGACCTTTCGCCGTTGAGTAGCGGTACCAGTCTGGGCGGGCAATTAGCTTCCTCCACTAACTTTACCATCGACGGGATGACCTCGCGCGGTACCATTGCCGGTGGTTCTACGTCTAGTGCTTATTCCATTTCCATGGAAGCCATTCGCGAATTTAAAGTGGTAACCAATGAGTACGATGTAACCATGGGCCGCAGTGGCGGTGGTACCATTAGTACGGTAACCAAATCGGGAACGAACCAACTAACGGGTAGCGCTTTTAACTTTATGCGTACCGATTGGCTCGCTAGTCCTTACGATTTACGGGGTAACAAACGTGTGCAGGATTACAATACCAACCAGTACGGATTTTCATTAGGTGGTCCGATTATTAAAGACAAAGCGCACTTCTTCGTAGCTTGGGATCACCAGGCCGATGCCCGACCGGTTTATATTGCCAACATCCAAGGACTAGCCGACGAAGCGGTTAACCAGGTTACCCAAGAAACACTGGATAGTTTCTTAAGCATTGCCCGGGCTAAATACGGTGTTTCGAACAATCCGCAGTTTGGGGCTTTCGGCAAGAAAAAAGGAACCGACGCTATGTTTGCCCGGATTGACTGGCAGATAAATTCTAAAAATTTATTGACTTTGCGCAACAACTTTGTGCGCGAAAAGGACCCGTTATCCGAGGATGATAACTCTTCCATTGATGCCTATGAATCGTACATTAATCGCAAAAAATTCGACAACAGTTTAATGTTGTCGTTGCGGACTATTCTGAACCCTAAAATTACGAATGAGCTAAAAGTACAGCATTTTTACCAGGACGAAGCCGTTCAACCAAGCCCGGAACTTCCGGCTGCCGGTATCCCGCGCGCCATTATACAAAATGTGACATCACCATCAAGTGCTGATCCTACAAAACCCTTAACTCTTTCTTCCATTCAGATTGGTGGGCAGCGTTTTTCGCCGGAATGGTTTAAAGGCAACGTAGTGCAGCTTGTAGACAATTTCTATTACAATACCGGTAAAATCAATTTTACCTTCGGGGTAGATGTTATGTATAACCGCATGCATTCGCGCTACGGTAGCGAAATGAACGGCCGCTTCTTCTTTAGTGGTCTTGAAAACTTTAATAGCCTGACTTCTTACCGGTACGTACGGGAAATTTACTTGAACGAAGACCAGAGTAAAGTGGTAAATTCGTTAGCTTCCGGCGTATACGCCCAAATGGACACCAAACTTGCCTACGGCTTGGAAGTAATGGCTGGCTTGCGACTGGATAATACCCAATACCTGAACCGCGCCAATTTCAGCCCGGTGGTATTTAACGAATTGGGTATCCGCACCGATAATAAGATTAACACCACCCAATTGCAGCCCCGCATACAGTTTACCTGGGACGTGAACGAGGAACGCAAAAATATTATCCGGGTGGGGGCTGGGGTTTTTGGTTCGGCTTTAAACCCATATTCCATGATCAACAACATATTGTTCGATGGCACCAATGTTGCCTCCGTGGACATCTCAGGAGCCCTGGTACCAACCCCTAATTTCCCGGGCTACCGCGCCGATCCATCTACTGCTCCTGGTGCCGAGCTATTTAACAACCCGGCCATTCCAAGATTAGTAACCATTAACACCAATAGCCCCGATGCCAAAGTGCCGGTGGTTTACAAAACTAACTTTTCTATTAACCACTTCATTAACGATAACCTGCGGATAGGGGTGAGCGGATTTGCCGCCTGGGCGCGTAACAACTACATGTATGTAGACCGCAACATGGTGGAGCAACCGTATTTTAGAATAGAAGAAGAAGCCAACCGGGGGGTGTACGTACCAGCCGCAACTATTACCGATAAAGGCATTGTTAACTGGGTTAACAGCCGCAAAACTACCCAGGTAGGACGGGTGCTGGAATTAATCAGCGCCGGCCGGAAAAACCAGTACGCCTTGGTAGTAGACGGAACTTTCCGGTACTTCCGCGACGGTCAAATTACCGCTTCGTACACCTGGAACGACTCTAAAGACAACACCTCTTACAACGGTAACGTAGCTAACACCGCCACCCTGGACTTAATGGTAGCCGATGACCCGCGTAATTTAAGCCGCATGAACTACGCCAACAACCAGTTCCGCAATAAGGTAGTGGTTTACGGAACGGCCCCTACTTTTTGGGGTACCACGTTTAGCGTGCGTTATTCCGGTTTAGGTGGTACGCGCTATTCCTTGGCGGTGGGCGGTAACACCAACGGAGACTTTGTTGATTCCAATGACCTGGCTTACATCTACGACCCAAATAACCCGGAAGTACCACAATACTTGCGAGACGGTATCCAGGCTATTCTGGACAATCCAAACGCTGAGCAAAGTGTAAAAGATTACATCCGCCGGAATGCGGGCCAGGTAGCAGAGCGTAACGGTGGTATTAATGGTTTTTACGGCGTGTTTGATGCCCGATTAGCCAAAAAATTCAGTTTCCTGGGTAACCATGGTTTGGAAGCTTCCATTGATGTTTTCAACGTCGCTAACCTGTTGAAAAAAGATTGGGGCGTGGGTTACAATCTTGGTAAGCAAAACCTGTACACTATTAGAAGCTTCGATCAGACCGCCCAAAGGTTTGTTTATAACGTGAACCAAGGATCCGGAGTATCTAACCCAAACGCCAGCCTGAACGGTAACCCTTACCAGATTCAGTTAGGTTTGCGGTACGCGTTTTAA